A window from Anoplolepis gracilipes chromosome 15, ASM4749672v1, whole genome shotgun sequence encodes these proteins:
- the LOC140673857 gene encoding uncharacterized protein isoform X2, with protein sequence MQFRSLTIYWLFILLSTGFVYADISNWDACSGRLERALDALQRDSTRKNKLDEEKAGTLYQRELRSVPLEMSVSRMTIKLLENTKKPGSHWARVEQCVYEPDSSSLKTRVVFNDLSVSALVSLMPRDYHAPIPAESCRMTLRLRRAGIDFHTSPIARGRGQMRIRTESSFLEPRFASIYAYGCHPTRLNKQIKRQDKWPPYHSGSDKVTPTLSPVNEKYDAAEPRKLAEITEETDVVISNDSRYPRIYSHALETNFGIWKKNSWITKSPLRQRRSTETVNKHEQTEKFVNFTKIFNLTDSIENKDSSQNISREVREFVADDHFDNPFSINSEDPNRNWQSKEYITREMEDVFLQGASQVLTRYIENQLHPAIKETLMLSMGYTISYG encoded by the exons ATGCAGTTCAGATCGTTAACAATTTATTGGTTATTTATACTCTTATCAACTGGTTTCGTATATGCTGATATTAGCAATTGGGATGCATGTAGTGGACGATTGGAACGCGCTTTGGATGCACTTCAGAGAGATTCTaccagaaaaaataaattggacGAAGAGAAGGCTGGAACATTGTATCAAAGAGAATTACGTTCTGTTCCATTGGAAATGTCCGTTTCCCGTATGACTATAaag CTCCTCGAGAATACAAAAAAACCGGGAAGTCATTGGGCGCGAGTTGAACAATGTGTGTATGAACCCGATAGCAGTTCTCTGAAAACACGTGTTGTATTTAATGATCTATCAGTGTCCGCGTTAGTATCTCTAATGCCACGAGATTATCATGCCCCGATTCCTGCTGAATCTTGCAGAATGACATTACGGTTGAGACGAGCAGGAATAGACTTTCATACAAGTCCGATTGCCCGTGGACGCGGCCAGATGCGCATACGTACAGAATCCAGTTTCTTGGAACCTAGATTTGCCTCAATCTATGCGTACGGCTGTCATCCTACGCGTCTCAACAAACAAATTAAGCGACAAGATAAATGGCCACCCTATCATTCAGGCAGTGACAAG GTAACACCAACACTATCGCCTGTGAATGAAAAGTACGATGCGGCGGAACCGAGAAAACTAGCGGAAATCACAGAAGAAACGGACGTCGTTATATCCAATGACAGTCGATATCCGCGTATTTATTCGCATGCTCTTGAGACAAATTTCGGCATATGGAAAAAGAATTCGTGGATTACTAAATCACCACTACGCCAGAGACGTTCGACAGAGACCGTGAATAAGCACGAACAAACGGAAAAGTTTGTGAACTTcacgaaaatttttaatttaactgaCAGCATTGAAAACAAAGATTCGTCGCAAAATATATCCCGGGAAGTAAGGGAATTCGTGGCAGATGATCACTTCGATAACCCATTTTCTATCAATTCGGAAGATCCTAATAGGAATTGGCAGTCGAAAGAATATATTACGAGGGAAATGGAAGATGTATTTTTGCAAGGTGCTAGTCAAGTATTGACTAGATACATCGAAAATCAATTGCATCCGGCAATCAAAGAGACATTGATGCTGTCTATGGGTTACACTATCAGTTATGGGTAG
- the LOC140673903 gene encoding ADP-ribosylation factor-like protein 4C translates to MGAGMGRSGTSGGLLEALPTGTPFHVAMLGLDSAGKTTALYRLKFDQYLNTVPTIGFNCERIRGGIGKAKGVNFLVWDVGGQEKLRPLWKSYTRCTDGIIFVVDSCDTERLEEAKMELTRTARSPDNASVPILILANKQDLPGAKEVGELEKHLGVLELTGMPGSSCIRVQPACAITGEGLHEGLDTLYQLIIKRRKLAKLNRKRAR, encoded by the exons ATGGGCGCTGGCATGGGTAGGAGTGGCACGAGTGGCGGTCTTCTCGAGGCACTTCCCACAGGAACTCCGTTCCACGTGGCCATGCTTGGTCTCGACAGTGCCGGAAAAACAACCGCCCTGTACAGACTTAAATTTGATCAGTATCTTAATACTGTGCCGACCATCGGTTTTAACTGCGAGAGAATTCGCGGCGGCATCGGAAAAGCTAAAG GTGTTAATTTCCTTGTATGGGACGTCGGTGGACAGGAAAAGTTACGACCGTTATGGAAGTCATATACGAGATGCACAGATGGTATCATTTTCGTTGTTGACTCCTGCGACACCGAAAGGCTCGAAGAGGCAAAAATGGAACTTACTAGAACAGCGAGGAGTCCGGATAATGCGAGTGTGCCGATTTTAATTCTTGCCAACAAACAGGATTTACCTg GCGCGAAAGAAGTCGGCGAACTGGAAAAGCATTTGGGAGTATTGGAACTAACTGGAATGCCTGGTAGTTCTTGTATTCGTGTACAACCAGCATGCGCTATTACAGGCGAAGGACTCCACGAGGGCTTAGACACATTATATCAGTTGATTATAAAGCGACGCAAGCTGGCTAAACTAAATCGGAAACGAGCCAGGTAG
- the LOC140673985 gene encoding cilia- and flagella-associated protein 100-like — protein MNSKIYGVDQNIRTSTMYSRHEETVKEEQSPFIFPSCSQTLAYLQWWKAQKKKTVRKRVRFYKDQQKYITLQSSNILQKLHEGVEINRKKYKDPDKVITMTDVDPQYFIELSGRPVGEKFSLKRYIENIREILKMKHLIGQEKDDYIHIDQQFEQESRRLRKIQYYSERYISGFEEFLSKDHEKSMNMLEKAEQEVKLTEVISTERNELSKQFGQRRLDVYFWEENWRTAKMCQIFLYRVSPIPWKIKHDWLSRLDSEKTIVSIDATNLFSKYKTPDEDASLEDLIELFEQDVSDAGPTELYFEDPFDLIRIFRAMETQNLNALIHLESLAAPMADMAMTITATEIQIKQEIDEITSTIDDLENSISKAEARAANLEEHANYLLRNVFRNLVCSEEVLYLRVFVEDTYESCVGPNDANLDSFSMMKWIERIHEDYNRQLDNLPREIVQACEKEGFRQETKTIKEAEDAAKKFQLMHRLLDALNRIMEPPTKKKRPLSRRSMPIAVKTKPLLLLPKPTDEEIQYLTFFTDYCKHNDFVTYRSKLPDDFDLTF, from the exons ATGAATTCCAAAATATACGGAGTCGATCAAAATATTCGTACATCAACGATGTATAG CCGTCACGAAGAAACCGTAAAAGAAGAACAGTCGCCTTTTATATTTCCATCCTGTTCCCAAACCTTGGCTTATCTTCAGTGGTGGAAAGCGCAGAAGAAAAAGACAGTACGCAAACGTGTAAGATTCTACAAGgatcaacaaaaatacataactTTGCAATCTTCAAATATTCTGCAAAAATTGCAT GAAGGtgttgaaataaatagaaaaaaatacaaggatCCGGATAAAGTAATCACCATGACGGATGTGGATCCGCAGTACTTTATAGAATTATCTGGTAGACCCGTAGGAGAAAAGTTCTCATTGAAACGATACATTGAAAATATACGAGAGATACTGAAAATGAAACATCTCATTGGTCAAGAAAAGGATGATTACATCCATATCGATCAACAGTTCGAGCAAGAATCACGCCGACTGCGAAAGATCCAG TATTATAGTGAACGATACATAAGCGGCTTCGAAGAATTCTTGTCAAAAGACCATGAAAAAAGTATGAATATGCTAGAAAAAGCGGAACAAGAGGTGAAGCTAACGGAAGTAATCAGTACTGAAAGAAACGAACTTTCCAAGCAATTCGGTCAACGCAGACTAGATGTTTATTTTTGGGAAGAAAATTGGAGAACAGCAAAAATGTGTCAAATTTTCCTTTACCGAGTATCACCTATTCCTTGGAAAATAAAGCATGACTGGCTTTCCCGATTGGATTCAGAAAAAACTATTGTCTCCATTGATGCTACAAATTTGTTTAGCAAATATAAAACACCGGATGAAGACGCCTCTTTGGAAGACCTAATAG AATTATTCGAGCAGGATGTTAGTGATGCTGGCCCCACTGAGCTTTATTTCGAAGATCCTTTCGATTTAATCCGCATTTTTCGAGCAATGGAAACGCAAAATTTGAACGCACTTATTCATCTGGAATCGCTCGCTGCACCAATGGCGGACATGGCTATGACTATCACTGCAACGGAAATACAGATCAAGCAGGAAATCGATGAGATCACTTCAACCATCGACGATCTAGAA AATTCCATTAGCAAAGCGGAGGCTAGAGCTGCAAACCTTGAAGAACATGCCAATTATCTTCTCCGAAATGTTTTTCGAAATCTTGTCTGCTCTGAAGAAGTGCTTTATCTTCGTGTTTTCGTGGAAGACACTTATGAGAGTTGTGTGGGCCCAAACGATGCAAATCTCGATAGCTTCTCAATGATGAAATGGATCGAAAGAATACACGAAGATTATAATCGTCAGTTGGACAATTTACCTCGTGAAATTGTCCAAGCTTGCGAAAAGGAAGGATTCAGACAAGAAACAAAAACTATAAAGGAGGCGGAAGATGCAGCGAAAAAG TTTCAACTAATGCATCGATTATTGGATGCGCTGAACCGCATCATGGAACCACCTACAAAAAAGAAGCGACCATTAAGTCGACGTTCGATGCCTATCGCGGTAAAGACGAAGCCGTTGTTGCTTCTGCCGAAACCGACGGACGAAGAAATCCAATATCTCACCTTTTTCACCGATTACTGCAAGCACAACGACTTTGTCACATATCGTTCCAAATTGCCAGATGATTTcgatttaacattttaa
- the LOC140673857 gene encoding uncharacterized protein isoform X1: MKKIGRRVGVFAFRFGLFSWYLTVMQFRSLTIYWLFILLSTGFVYADISNWDACSGRLERALDALQRDSTRKNKLDEEKAGTLYQRELRSVPLEMSVSRMTIKLLENTKKPGSHWARVEQCVYEPDSSSLKTRVVFNDLSVSALVSLMPRDYHAPIPAESCRMTLRLRRAGIDFHTSPIARGRGQMRIRTESSFLEPRFASIYAYGCHPTRLNKQIKRQDKWPPYHSGSDKVTPTLSPVNEKYDAAEPRKLAEITEETDVVISNDSRYPRIYSHALETNFGIWKKNSWITKSPLRQRRSTETVNKHEQTEKFVNFTKIFNLTDSIENKDSSQNISREVREFVADDHFDNPFSINSEDPNRNWQSKEYITREMEDVFLQGASQVLTRYIENQLHPAIKETLMLSMGYTISYG; encoded by the exons ATGAAGAAGATCGGGCGGCGAGTCGGCGTTTTCGCTTTTCGATTTGGATTGTTTTCCTGGTATCTCACG gTGATGCAGTTCAGATCGTTAACAATTTATTGGTTATTTATACTCTTATCAACTGGTTTCGTATATGCTGATATTAGCAATTGGGATGCATGTAGTGGACGATTGGAACGCGCTTTGGATGCACTTCAGAGAGATTCTaccagaaaaaataaattggacGAAGAGAAGGCTGGAACATTGTATCAAAGAGAATTACGTTCTGTTCCATTGGAAATGTCCGTTTCCCGTATGACTATAaag CTCCTCGAGAATACAAAAAAACCGGGAAGTCATTGGGCGCGAGTTGAACAATGTGTGTATGAACCCGATAGCAGTTCTCTGAAAACACGTGTTGTATTTAATGATCTATCAGTGTCCGCGTTAGTATCTCTAATGCCACGAGATTATCATGCCCCGATTCCTGCTGAATCTTGCAGAATGACATTACGGTTGAGACGAGCAGGAATAGACTTTCATACAAGTCCGATTGCCCGTGGACGCGGCCAGATGCGCATACGTACAGAATCCAGTTTCTTGGAACCTAGATTTGCCTCAATCTATGCGTACGGCTGTCATCCTACGCGTCTCAACAAACAAATTAAGCGACAAGATAAATGGCCACCCTATCATTCAGGCAGTGACAAG GTAACACCAACACTATCGCCTGTGAATGAAAAGTACGATGCGGCGGAACCGAGAAAACTAGCGGAAATCACAGAAGAAACGGACGTCGTTATATCCAATGACAGTCGATATCCGCGTATTTATTCGCATGCTCTTGAGACAAATTTCGGCATATGGAAAAAGAATTCGTGGATTACTAAATCACCACTACGCCAGAGACGTTCGACAGAGACCGTGAATAAGCACGAACAAACGGAAAAGTTTGTGAACTTcacgaaaatttttaatttaactgaCAGCATTGAAAACAAAGATTCGTCGCAAAATATATCCCGGGAAGTAAGGGAATTCGTGGCAGATGATCACTTCGATAACCCATTTTCTATCAATTCGGAAGATCCTAATAGGAATTGGCAGTCGAAAGAATATATTACGAGGGAAATGGAAGATGTATTTTTGCAAGGTGCTAGTCAAGTATTGACTAGATACATCGAAAATCAATTGCATCCGGCAATCAAAGAGACATTGATGCTGTCTATGGGTTACACTATCAGTTATGGGTAG